TAAAGGGGAAGGATTCATAGAAATTATGGAGGTGCATGGACAATAGCTTGAGGGGGGAGCATTGTGGCCGGTCATATCCCTTCATGCATGGTTGAATTCATGAACAGCTCGAGGGGAATGTGCCTCATAAATTCGACCATTGAATGAACATATGCATGCACCAAAATGGGGGGATAAACTTCAAAGATTCATGTTTCGAATTCATTAACAACAAGCTCATTATGACGCGTTTGTTGAAGATGCCTGACCCATGCATTTGCCATTTGATCAAGGGGGGATGGAGAAGAATTAAAGATTGAACATTCATGGAACATGAAGTTTTCTTCTTAGTAAAGAATGCATGAACGGtcctagaaaaaaaaaacatgactATTCGGCCATACATGAATCCACAATATTCATTCTAGGGTCTATATAAAGCTTGTAAATGAACATTTGTGAggttactaaaattttaatcaaattatactTTGTGTGAATTTTCTCTctggttcttcattgaactaaACTGAACTTATGaaacttttaaagtttttggtgttcaattgtcttatcactttatttcccaTCACGGAGTATGGTGACTTCCTTATTCCGAGGTTCTAGTAGGTTTGCTAGTTAAGCGGGTCGAAGTTCTAATATAGCTACCGTTCCTTTACTACAACTACTACGGGTCGAGGTTCCATCCATTAAGTTCCTTTTAAGACGATCATTCCAATTTGAGCAATTTTCTAAACTTATAAGTTTGGGTGTCATCGGCATATTTTTGATGTTTAACTAgggttcaaaaaattacaacatttggtattagagctcAACATCTTAAATTAGGTTTGTATCTATCTTTTCGATTCtgctcaaaaaaaaattgtgaaaaaaaacattgtaacacccctagccaGTATCAATCGCCGGATTATGGCTACAGAGTATTACCAAAGTATAACATCATATAATgaacattttaatattagaaaCAAACCACAAcataaatcataataatatcaaCCAAAATGATACATAAGGTCCCTtttacgagccctcgaggccctaaaaagaCGTTAGAAACGAATCGgtactaaattggaaacatatgaaattttttggaagaatttataatttttcaaactgcctgtcacacgaccgtatggccaggccgtgtgtcttaggccatgtgggtattcaaaatagggacacacgactgtgtcctagcccgtgtccaaACCCCTGTAACTCATTGACATGGGTCATacggccaagccatacgcccgtgtgcctAGGGGTGTGgatttggttaaccgaccggttaaccAACCCGAAATagctataaccgaattaaccgaccttccaaaatttttaatcgttaaccgaaccgaatttttttaaaaaacattaatcgaaccgaaatttttcggttaaaccgatcgcttaaccgaattaaccaaaaattatatggtttttatttttggttaaaaattaaccgaattacccgaattaaccgagtTACCCGAATTACCCAAATTATCCGAATTACTCGAATTacccgaattgaatcactagataattaaaaacattacataagtctttgaatcactacataattaaaaacattacataagtcatgaaattaacacataattgaaatgtaagtctttaatattttccatttatATCCATTTCTTCTATCCAAAAATCTCCATTTGCATTTAACCTAAAAAAAACATGTgcaaaaatttagcatataatagaaatatcgtatttaaaaaattaaataatataaacaaacgaaTAGATTATAAGTTAACAAGAATAAGATAGTAAGCATACCCTTCAACTAACGAAAGCTCATGAATTTAGGGTAGGCTCTGATGCATTCCAAGAAAAGTATAaacattgaatcaattaaataagtagGAGTGGtatcgaaaaaaaattgaaactattaaaataaaacaataaatataccatttttgaTCTTGTCAAGATCTTGGATTTGTTCTTCAATCTTTTTGATGTCTTCTTGTGATAATGATTTTTGAATCCAATCTTGAGTACACACAAGAGCTTGtacaattttaggagttaaagaaCTCCTATATTGATCAAGCACACGTCCTCCGGTGCTAAATGCAGACTCTGAAGCAACCGTAGAAATCGGTATAGCTAACACATCTCTGGCCATTTTTGAAAGAGTGGGAAATCTAGGGCTGTTCACTTTCCAccacaataaaatatcaaaatcttcaaCAAATTCCTCATTAGCCTCAGCTAGATATTTATCCAACTCAGATGTTTTATCCTCACCACAAATTTCCAACTCACGCTTTTCATACAAAGCTTGCATTcgccttttcattttttagtgTGGTTCACCGAGAGAAACATGTGTTGGCACACTCAATTGGCTACAAGTACTATGAAGTCGAGGCTTATAATCATCAAACAATTCATACAAagattccttcaatttttgcatcatttcacAAGCTTTTTCAGAACTAGACATTTCACTAAGTGTAAATTCAAGATACTTTAGTTTTTGTCTCGGATCTAAAACACAAGCAACAAACATAAGCAAATTCATCTTATCAATATCACCCCAATACTTATCATACTTCTCTTTCATCTTGATGGCCATAACACTAAAATCAACATTACTTTTTAACTGAGCATCTtgtaaaagaatatcaatttcagaaagctcatcaaaaaaattattggacGTGACATATGAAGATACGCAAAGTGACTTCATAAAAGTGTTCCAAGAAATCCCTCAAGTTTCTAACATTATCCCAATCATCCACACTAGGCCAACCCTCTCCTCTTTCAAGTTCAGCCCTAAAGTTTGTATCttgctcctcaaatctctcaaaaGGTCTCCCAAAGTTCTGAGCAGTGTCTAACATTAAGTAGTTCGAGTTCCACCTAGTACAAACATCAAGACACAACATCTTCTTGCACTCTATCCTTTCCACCATAACACACTCCTTAAACTTTTGTATTCTAGCTGGAGATTGTCTCACATATCTAACAACCCTCCTAACATGTTCAACAGatttattcatttcctttaagccttcaacaacaatcaaattcacaatgTGTGCCATGCTTCTCATATGaagatatttaccattttgaactaaACCCCCTCGAGggttaaatttctttctcaaataaccAGTAGCAATATCATTTGAACTTGCATTATCAAAAGTAACAGTAAACAACTTATCAATCCCCCAATTCAACAAGCATTTCTCAATCACCATCCCAATGGACTCACCCTTATGACTAGAGATTggacaaaagtttaaaatctttttattcaatttccaattgTTATCAATAAAGTGAGCAgtgatacacaaataattaactctTTGCAAAGAAGTCCATGTGTCAGTAGTTAAGCAAACTCT
The nucleotide sequence above comes from Gossypium raimondii isolate GPD5lz chromosome 13, ASM2569854v1, whole genome shotgun sequence. Encoded proteins:
- the LOC105784574 gene encoding zinc finger BED domain-containing protein RICESLEEPER 2-like encodes the protein MKRRMQALYEKRELEICGEDKTSELDKYLAEANEEFVEDFDILLWWKVNSPRFPTLSKMARDVLAIPISTVASESAFSTGGRVLDQYRSSLTPKIVQALVCTQDWIQKSLSQEDIKKIEEQIQDLDKIKNG